The DNA window AATAAAATGATCTAAACCTAAATCACATAGTTTAATTCAACTTTTTCAACTACCGGATGGCGAagtaaaaataagataaacatCAGGGGCAAAttaattttatcctttttttatttgaactatttTTAACACTTAAAgtgagaattttattaaatttaataattttgtcaATCATTACAAATTATATAGCATTATTTTGTTcgctaaatattaatttaaaattataaaacctaatagaattatattttgattcagtaaaatctctaatttattaatataaataaaaaaaatacatatataaaacaactgaacccaatttttattaattttatttatgatattCTAAATCTTTGAGGTGactatttatgtttttttaacGTTGTATATTAAGGACCGGAGTGAAGAATTTACAAAAGTACGgagttttcttaaaaaaaaaaccaaatacaaaaattaggagggttaaaaagttaaaaaaaaacctagcaGATTAATTGCTTAAACctttttaaatcaaattaatattttactaaagCCCAAGGACTAAGGGGCAATTATACGACAAGAGGGTGAAACGCGAATCGGTTATAGCCAAATGGAATGGGGAAACGCGGTTCTCGCTCGGTGAGCGCGACGGGCACTCGGAAAAAGCGGTTCGACTCGGCATCTCAAGCCTCATCTCAATACTCTCCTTCCGGCGGACGATGTGGACCGTCGATGTGACGATTGATTAAACCAACGGTGCGATGTAGGTGGTTTCGAGATTTCTTCATGTTGTGTGTCGATTTGGTTcttgtgatttggattttattaatttaataattaatcgATTTGAGGTGGAACttacttatattattttttaattaaaattccaTTTTTATGGTAAATAACACTTTTGATACTCAAACTATGAGGTCTGtgacattttggtcctcaaaactTTGGTCCACGACTGATTCGGTTCGTTTGTGGAAGTTTTCAAACCGAAAAATTCAGTTCGATTGGAGTAGTTTTAATATTAATtccgaatttaaattcaaaaaatttaaatttttatttttgaggattaaagtaaaaaatatgcaaagctTAGGGATCAAAATTGATATACAAAAGTGACATGgtagttttattaattttagcACTTCTTTTAACAGCTGAACATAATCACAATAAAATTAAGAGGGTTGAGAACTtgattgtaaaaaatatattagagacCGAAATAAAATTGTGCAAAAGTTGGAGAATAATGATAAAATTagctattaataaaaatatatggcGCCATAAGACTTCAAAATAAGGGGAGACTTTCTTTAGAGTTCGCATATGAAAACAAGCCAAACCGAACCGACCCGAATACCGAACTCGAGCCCAACTTGTTTACTTTTGGGTCGGATCTTTTAAATAGTCAAGCCCGAGCCCGCCCCATTAAGCTTTTTGTGGACCACTCGGCCTACCTCTATGATATAtataggcttcgtttgggattgcgggttgattgcgttacgtgcggtgagaattgtttccgtacgtagtttgttagaactaaaaccgagaagatctagttcgtcggatgcgaaaataccaaaagagatccgagaaaatatttacgtggttcggccaacggcctacgtccacgggcgaagacggagcgaaAATCTACATTAgaatcaaagtggtgtacaaaatatgcctctctcacaaaaccctaatcccaaaaatacacccatattccctctctcatcttccgcacTAAATCAATAGAAGAAAGCACTAAATCAATAGAAAAaatggtatatttataatagtggctaaatcctaatacgaTTAGGAATACAAACCCACTAAGATTAGAAATATCTCGATAAATTAGGCATAatttaaacttaacttaatgggataattAAAACAGAATAGAGTTAGAAGACCTTACGGTACTAGAATTTGAGAAttgtttctgtacgtaatattgtattctgcatattgcgttccgcatattgccgttagtcagttacgatatattttctgcagtcccatcggagaacgcagaagcatatttctatatgctttttctcaacCCCATTCtacctaatagcgttagatagacctcaatatcaaactaagtcATAGTCCAACTCTGAGCGCTGACACCTCTAAGTCGCTAAACCCTGAAGTCGATTACACCGCTCTCAATATCTTTTCAAGTAATTTCCAACatcatataaaattatataaaacaatcatTGTTCTTCAAAGATTTAAGTCACCGAAGAATCTTCTGACTCTAATAGAATTAAAGAATGTGAAACGATCGATACGCTTCAGAAGCTTAAATTATTAAAGAAcagtaattttaatatttatattcaacacagCAAACACGCAACCCTGATCAGAACCATTTAACTAAAATACCAATCAAATAATATTTCATCAGTGGCATAGGACACTGTTACATCAGTTGAAAgcagggggaaaaaaaaaagaaaaaaagaaaaagaagaaaaagaaacaaccTTACACATTCATCCCTCTTATACAACCTTAGATTGATGGGGCTCCTAATTGCACAGCAACAAAGGGTTAGATTTTGATGAATCTAAAGAGAATTTCTACACCGGCGCGAGACATTTACTCGCGCCGCGCATCTCCCCCACAacagcagcggcagcggcagtggcagcagcagcagcaacagttACGGAAAAAGTTTGAGCAACTAAAGCACCTTAGGGTTAAACATCTCGGCCGGATCGACCAACACGAGCAATTAGGCTTCTTGCATCGGAGTCGGCAGCAGCAGTTAGTAGTgaaagtggtggtggtggcggcggcggcggcggcattgGCGGCGTTCGGCTTGTAAGGCTTCTTGGGGAGGTCTAGGGTTTGGCGGATCTTCTTGAGCCGGGCTGCGGTGGTGATGCTCTCCATTTCGCGGATGAATTTGCACAAGTGGCGGATGTAGTCGGGGTAGAGCTCGAGATTGCAGTGCCCCCCTCCCTTGATCCATAAGGGCTCGTAGGGTTCCCGCGCTAGTTTGTACAATCCGTTCCCGTGTAGCCAATTCACGACGTCGTCTTCGGTTCCCTGAGAACTTAAAAACAGATTTATATATACCGTCGACTCCTCGAAAATGCCAAAATAAGTATGGCTAAATTGAAGCCATTTGAAACCTACATGTTAACTCCACGAATGTTTACGGTACCAGCGCTCACTCTAAAGTTGGAAAATTGTCTTAATATGATCATATTTTGAGATGATAACAATTTTTGAATGAAATATGTAATGTAGAGGGTGTTAAGTGCTAGTGATCTAAGCATTGGAAGTGTTAAATAGGACTCGATGTCGCAATCCTCTCTTAAAAGGCATTGGATTGACGAAGTTGCACTTCGGCTGTAAATCAGGAATACTGAGAGTGAAGACATATGTTTTGCCGTCCGTCATGGAAACACTCAGAAGATCTCGTAAGTAGCCACGGGCTTAAATTCTCGAAAACAAATTCCATTTGAAGTGACACGAAGTCGCCTTTCatataaagaatcaaaatcgacCCTACAAGTAGATAGCTTTTTCGAcctcaatccaaacgcccccttagTGGAGCTTCTCCATTCATTTGGACCTTTTCTCTAACTATATCCTAATTCAAATATAAGTTTagccaaaaaagaaagaaaaaaagcacgACCATGATTGATAATTGGTTCCAACATTAGTAATGATCATTTAGGTGCATACTTGGGCATTAGAATagcaatatatattatcatttgacaagaaaaaaacaacaaatactTACATGAATTACAAGAACCGGGCATTTGACCTTCTTTATTTTGTTAATGTTCTGCAAAAGTAAGTCGATTAGTTAGTTTTTAGCTCAAAAATTTCGATTAATGTACGGATAAGTTTAAAAGAGATAACAGTAATTAGACTCGCGAGACTTACTTTATAAATATCGAAGCAGAAATTGAAGTTCACGTGGCAGACCACGCGAAGGCCCGACAGTATAGCGCTGTGAAGAATAACGCCGCGCAATCTCGGCAACCGAGCCGCCAAGTGGAGCGTGGGCCCGCTACCGACCGATTGCCCGTACAAGATCAAATCCTCCTGGCTGATTCCGTATTCGGTTTCTAGACACTGGTACACTGCTTCGATGTCCGCGTATGTATTCGCTTCACTTGGCTATTCACCACAacaaaaaagaagggaaaaataaataattacattGTTTAATCCAACAAGTAGAACACCAAAAGAGAGAATATATGTAAATTGATCGGAACGCCGAGCATTTGGCTAACAAATAGTCCGAAAGTTCTGCTGCAGAGCAAAGCTGATATGAGCTTTGAGGCCGAAACTGAACAAGCTGTAGAAGAGATTTTTAGCACACAGCTATTTAGTGCTTCTTTGAACAGCTCTACTCAAAACAGCACTAAATATAGAAGCTCTGGAGGGGCCAAACAGGCTCTACTTCGATTTTCAATGTCCGAAGGCtggtaataataaattataaagcaCGGTAAAAAGTCGATTAACGAGCGATTTCACGGCCAAGCAAAGTAGAGAAACGATTTTGAAATTCAAACATTAACTGTATTTCAAGCTGTATCAAGATATCTGTTTTACAAACTACAGGAAAAGCAATTCAGTTAGTTCTCTCGACACAAATCAAGTTTTCAGCATCGATAGGATATTGCTTTTGATTCCAAATTCAAGTAAAGTTTACTTGATTGAGAACTAGTAGTCGGGACTAAGTAGAGAGGCGACCAACCTTACCGGTTGATGCTCCATATCCAGAATAATCATACCTGCagatgttaaaaattaaaaagatatctTATGGAAAGAggattaagtaaaaataaatagcgCTTTCATCTGCAACTACAATAGATCATAGGATCAACAACCAAAActttcaagctccaaatggacATAGTAAGCAAGCATATACAAAATGCGAAAACTATACTCATGAGTTTAATGCGACAAAAAAAGTGGGCGTCCTCACACTGCCGTATATAACTCTTTAAAACAGTGAATTGCGTACAAACCCTTCGAACTTGATACCGGCTATAGCGGACTACAAAAGTGTTACATTGTTACTATTTAATTCCGAATGGAAAAATATTAAGGGATTTATTAATCTTTTCTCATGGATTCAACAATAAATCAAGCTTTTCAGGTTAAACCAAGGAGAAGCGCTTCATTGCGATTCTTGCCATCGCATAATAAATTGGCTTCATTTCCTTAccaattagttttttttaaaaaaaacactgCATCCAAATTAGAAAAAGATAGGCTCTTATAAACagaaaaattaacaatttattACTGCAAAAGAAATCAAGAAATTGCACTCATAtgttatattacatatttacatTCGGCAAAATTCTTCAAAATTCGAAACAATTTCCAATGAATTGCGATTGCGGTCTCTAATTTCCACTCAAACAGATCAGTCCCTGAACTTGCCTTATTTGTTCTCCCAGATATGTTATTCATTAGATTATATGACAAGTTTCGAGCAGATGTTGGAAACTTCGGGAACTAAAAAAGGGTTTGGTTCTTCGGAAAAGATTGGAAAAATGCTTTCCGACAGAAAAGTATTTCATCGAAAACACCCTTTCCAGCAGTTTTCCAgataaaaaattcagaaaacaaAAACTTTTCCAGAAAAACTACTTTTTTGAGGAACGAAACGGACAGAAAATACTTTTCCCGCTAGAAAACTGTTTTCTGGGAAATTATTCAAGTAACAAATCAGAGACCAAATTGCAACTTGTCGAAAGCGCATGGACCACCATTGCGTATTACCATTTAATTAATGCATGATGCAAAAATTAAATGATAAGCTCAACAAGCTTCAGAAGACAGCAGCAGTCAGTTTTACTAAATAATATTCTCCCAAGTGGGGCAGCATGATGACAAATTGACAATGACTGTCCATAATCAAACAATCCAACATGtacttgaaaattttgaaacaaaagCAAACTGCAGGACCATATTATAGCAATCGAAAACAACTGCTTCTCTCCAAAGCAGCGGATTGAACTCGACCCGGAATCTGTCGGAGTTTGAATATGAACTCAGATTTCGAGTCGAGTTTAGATCGTCACGCGACCTACCGCGAACATGACGAGAACCCGATCTCTGTACTCAAATTCGAAGCTAAATCGCAATATCAAGTCTTAATGATTCGAAGAAAAATGCAGGGTcataagaagaaaaacaaactgCTGTTGAATTCACCAGTTGAAGTAGACCCAAAATCTGTTTGGTATTATTTGGTTTTGAATTCTGGTTCCTGGTCAAATTCGGAATAAAGATTCGGAATAAAGGGTGGCCCAAACGCGATCCGAACCACCGAAACCAGATCTAAACTCAAATTTGTTGAATGGGAATAGGGGAATGGTCCTGACGAAAAACTGAAATAGCAACCTTGGAACACCTAAATGTCTAAAATGATGATACAAATACTCAATATATCTAAATGATGATACAAACAAATCCTACAGTACTACATCACAATTCAcctccttttttaaaaaaaaaaattgccaattttCAGAACAAAGCAGAGAATCataagaacgaaaaaaaaaaaaaaaagcaaaagatagAATGAAAACCCTCCAGTAATTATctcaaaaatccaacaaaatacACAAtcataagaacaaaaaatagctttttttttaaaaaaattacccCTATATGAGCAACCAAACAAAATCCAcagaacccaaaaaaaaagggaaaaaaataatgaaaaaaacaaCTCCACTAACCTCTCTTAAAACTAGGTTAAACTTTacctatttcaaaaaaaaatctaacaaaatacACAACTGTAAGAACAAAAAGCTGCTTCTTTTAATCCCATATAAAAGAAACCAAACGAAATCTACAGAACCAAAACAAAGGGGGGAAAAGGCcaaa is part of the Ananas comosus cultivar F153 unplaced genomic scaffold, ASM154086v1, whole genome shotgun sequence genome and encodes:
- the LOC109705020 gene encoding protein ABHD17C-like; amino-acid sequence: MIILDMEHQPPSEANTYADIEAVYQCLETEYGISQEDLILYGQSVGSGPTLHLAARLPRLRGVILHSAILSGLRVVCHVNFNFCFDIYKNINKIKKVKCPVLVIHGTEDDVVNWLHGNGLYKLAREPYEPLWIKGGGHCNLELYPDYIRHLCKFIREMESITTAARLKKIRQTLDLPKKPYKPNAANAAAAAATTTTFTTNCCCRLRCKKPNCSCWSIRPRCLTLRCFSCSNFFRNCCCCCCHCRCRCCCGGDARRE